A stretch of DNA from Streptococcus sp. NPS 308:
ATGAAAAATATGCTGAAATTCAAGCTTGGCTCGTTGATAGCGCCCTTGCTATTCCAAACGTTTCTCAGGGTGGAACACCGACCTTGAGAAAGACAGTTCCATTCTCATCACCATTCTCACAAGCTGGAAATAAGGGTGTCGAATCATACAAGTATCTCAAGTTACAAGATAAGACTGTAACGGCTGATGAGTATGAAAAAGCTAAAGAAAAATGGTTGAAAGAAAAAGAAGAATCAAATAAGAAAGCCCAAGAAGAACTGGCAAAACACGTTAAATAACCAGTCTATTCAACAGGAAAAACGATAGTTTCTCAAGAAACTATCGTTTTTATATAGTTTGAAACTATAACTAGCTCTTGAAAACAAGAAAATGAGTTAGTAAAAATAAGTGGTACAATAGTTACTATAGATTTGGAGGTATTGTATGAGCAAAGAACGACACATCAACACAATTTTGGCCCAGGCTGGGATCAAGTCAGATGAGGCTACAGGTGCCTTGGTAACACCGCTTCATTTTTCAACCACTTATCAGCATCCAGAGTTTGGCCAGTCTACTGGATTTGACTATACCCGTACTAAAAATCCAACTCGCAGTAAGGCGGAGGAAGTCTTGGCGGCAATCGAATCAGCAGATTATGCCCTAGCGACAAGCTCAGGAATGGCTGCGATTGTACTGGCTTTTAGTGTTTTTCCAGTAGGAAGTAAAGTCTTGGCTGTACGCGATCTGTATGGGGGTTCTTTCCGTTGGTTCAATCAAGTCGAGCAAGAAGGCCGTTTCCATTTTACCTATGCCAATACTGAAGCAGAGTTGATTGCTGAGCTGGAAAATGATGTGGATGTTCTCTATATCGAAACGCCAACCAATCCCTTGATGTTGGAATTTGATATTGCAAAACTGGCAAAACTAGCTCATGCCAAGGGCGCCAAGGTTGTGGTGGACAATACCTTCTACAGCCCGATTTACCAACGTCCGATTGAAGACGGTGCGGATATTGTTCTTCATTCAGCTACCAAGTATTTAGCAGGGCACAATGATGTCTTGGCTGGGGTGGTTGTGACTAATAGTTTAGAACTATATGAACAATTGTTCTATAATCTCAATACGACAGGTGCGGTCTTATCACCGTTTGATAGTTATCAGTTGATTCGTGGTCTTAAAACTCTATCTCTTCGTATGGAACGTTCCACAGCCAATGCCCAAGAAGTGGTTGCCTTTTTGAAGGATTCACCTGCTGTCAAGGAAGTGCTCTATACTGGACGTGGGGGTATGATTTCCTTTAAAGTAGTGGATGAAAAGCGTATTCCTCATATTTTAAATAGCTTAAAGGTATTCTCTTTTGCGGAAAGTTTGGGTGGAGTGGAGAGTCTGATCACCTATCCGACGACTCAAACCCATGCGGATATTCCAGCAGAAGTACGCCATTCCTACGGTTTGACAGACGACCTCTTGCGCTTGTCTATTGGGATTGAAGATGCTAGAGATTTGATTGCGGACTTGCGCCGAGCTTTGGAAGGATAAGACAAATATGGGAAAATATGATTTTACAAGCCTGCCCAATCGTTTTGGACACCATACCTATAAATGGAAAGAAGCGGAAGCTGATCGAGAAGTTCTACCAGCCTGGATAGCAGATATGGACTTTGTGGTTTTGCCTGAGGTTCGACAAGCTGTACAAGCCTATGCGGATCAGTTGGTCTATGGTTATACTTATGCAAGCAACGCTTTGATTGAGTCGGTTCAGGATTGGGAAGCCAGTCAACACGGGTATCACTTTGACAAGGATGCTCTTTTCTTTATCGAGGGAGTGGTGCCAGCTATCTCAACAGCCATTCAAGCCTTTACAAAAGAGGGGGAAGCTGTTCTAATTAACACACCGGTCTATCCACCTTTTGCTCGCAGTGTCAAACTCAACAATCGCCGATTGATTACCAATCATTTGGTGGAAAAGGACGGGTTGTTTGAGATTGATTTTGACCAGTTGGAGAAGGAATTGGTGGAAGAGGATGTGAAGCTTTATATCCTTTGCAACCCTCATAATCCTGGGGGCCGTGTGTGGGAAAAGGAAGTGTTAGAAAAGATTGGTCATCTCTGCCAAAAACATGGTGTATTGCTGGTTTCGGATGAGATTCACCAAGATTTGGCCCTCTTTGGTCACAAACACCAGTCTTTTAATACCATTGATCCTGCTTTCAAAGACTTTGCCCTCATCTTGAGCAGTGCTACCAAGACCTTTAATATTGCTGGAACGAAAAATTCCTATGCTGTCATTGAAAATCCAAAGCTTCGTGTTGCTTTTCAAAAACGACAGTTGGCCAATAACCAGCATGAAATTTCAGGTTTGGGGTATTTGGCAACAGAAGCTGCCTACCGTTATGGCAAGAACTGGTTAGGAGAGCTAAAAGAAGTCATCGAAGACCACATTAACTATGTAGTGGATGTTTTGGGCAACGAAACCAAGATTCAGGTCATGAAACCCCAAGGGACCTATTTAATCTGGCTGGATTTTTCTGCCTATAACCTAACGGATGAGCGCTTGCAAGAGCTTTTGAAGAATAAAGCCAAGGTCATCTTGAACCGAGGCTTGGACTTTGGAGAAGAAGGGACCCTTCATGCCCGTCTCAATGTTGCCATGCCTAAAACACTTTTGGAAGAGGTTTGTCAACGCATCATGACCACTTTTGCTACACTTTAAGAATCGAGCCTTCTAGGAGAAAAGTCTTCCTGGAAGGCTATTTTCATAGGGGATAATATGGTATAATGAGGAGATAAGATAAAGGGGTAACTATGGCTAAATTGATTCCAGGAAAATTGCGCATGGAGGGGGTCACCCTCTATGAGACGGGCAAGATTGAGATCATCAAGGAAA
This window harbors:
- a CDS encoding cystathionine gamma-synthase: MSKERHINTILAQAGIKSDEATGALVTPLHFSTTYQHPEFGQSTGFDYTRTKNPTRSKAEEVLAAIESADYALATSSGMAAIVLAFSVFPVGSKVLAVRDLYGGSFRWFNQVEQEGRFHFTYANTEAELIAELENDVDVLYIETPTNPLMLEFDIAKLAKLAHAKGAKVVVDNTFYSPIYQRPIEDGADIVLHSATKYLAGHNDVLAGVVVTNSLELYEQLFYNLNTTGAVLSPFDSYQLIRGLKTLSLRMERSTANAQEVVAFLKDSPAVKEVLYTGRGGMISFKVVDEKRIPHILNSLKVFSFAESLGGVESLITYPTTQTHADIPAEVRHSYGLTDDLLRLSIGIEDARDLIADLRRALEG
- a CDS encoding MalY/PatB family protein — protein: MGKYDFTSLPNRFGHHTYKWKEAEADREVLPAWIADMDFVVLPEVRQAVQAYADQLVYGYTYASNALIESVQDWEASQHGYHFDKDALFFIEGVVPAISTAIQAFTKEGEAVLINTPVYPPFARSVKLNNRRLITNHLVEKDGLFEIDFDQLEKELVEEDVKLYILCNPHNPGGRVWEKEVLEKIGHLCQKHGVLLVSDEIHQDLALFGHKHQSFNTIDPAFKDFALILSSATKTFNIAGTKNSYAVIENPKLRVAFQKRQLANNQHEISGLGYLATEAAYRYGKNWLGELKEVIEDHINYVVDVLGNETKIQVMKPQGTYLIWLDFSAYNLTDERLQELLKNKAKVILNRGLDFGEEGTLHARLNVAMPKTLLEEVCQRIMTTFATL